A region of Arabidopsis thaliana chromosome 5, partial sequence DNA encodes the following proteins:
- a CDS encoding Zincin-like metalloproteases family protein (Zincin-like metalloproteases family protein; FUNCTIONS IN: metalloendopeptidase activity; INVOLVED IN: response to cadmium ion, proteolysis; LOCATED IN: cytosol, apoplast, chloroplast; EXPRESSED IN: 24 plant structures; EXPRESSED DURING: 13 growth stages; CONTAINS InterPro DOMAIN/s: Peptidase M3A/M3B, thimet/oligopeptidase F (InterPro:IPR001567); BEST Arabidopsis thaliana protein match is: Zincin-like metalloproteases family protein (TAIR:AT5G65620.1); Has 30201 Blast hits to 17322 proteins in 780 species: Archae - 12; Bacteria - 1396; Metazoa - 17338; Fungi - 3422; Plants - 5037; Viruses - 0; Other Eukaryotes - 2996 (source: NCBI BLink).), with the protein MASEDTLSSNPLLQNFDFPPFDSVDAHHVRPGIRALLQQLEAELEQLEKAVEPSWPKLVEPLEKIIDRLSVVWGMINHLKAVKDTPELRAAIEEVQPEKVKFQLRLGQSKPIYNAFKAIRESPDWNSLSEARQRLVEAQIKEAVLSGIALEDDKREEFNKIEQELEKLSHKFSENVLDATKKFEKLITDKKEIEGLPPSALGLFAQAAVSKGHETATADTGPWLITLDAPSYLPVMQHAKNRALREEVYRAYLSRASSGDLDNTAIIDQILKLRLEKAKLLGYRNYAEVSMATKMATVEKADELLEKLRSASWDPAVQDIEDLKSFAKNQGAAEADSLTHWDITFWSERLRESKYDINEEELRPYFSLPKVMDALFGLAKTLFGIDVVPADGVAPVWNSDVRFYCVKDSSGNPTAYFYFDPYSRPSEKRDGAWMDEVFSRSRVMAQKGSSVRLPVAQMVCNQTPPVGDKPSLMTFREVETVFHEFGHALQHMLTKEDEGLVAGIRNIEWDAVELPSQFMENWCYHRDTLMSIAKHYQTGETLPENVYKKLLAARTFRAGSLSLRQLKFATVDLELHTKYMPGGAETIYEVDQRVSIKTQVIPPLPEDRFLCSFSHIFAGGYAAGYYSYKWAEVLSADAFSAFEDAGLDDIKAVKETGQRFRNTILALGGGKAPLKVFVEFRGREPSPEPLLRHNGLLAASA; encoded by the exons ATGGCTTCTGAAGATACTCTCTCCTCGAATCCTCTATTGCAGAATTTTGACTTCCCTCCGTTTGACTCCGTTGATGCTCACCATGTCAGACCTGGGATTCGTGCTCTGTTGCAGCAGCTC GAAGCTGAATTGGAGCAGCTAGAAAAAGCTGTAGAGCCTTCATGGCCAAAACTAGTGGAGCCATTAGAGAAGATTATTGATCGGTTATCTGTTGTTTGGGGAATGATCAATCATCTTAAGGCTGTCAAGGACACACCTGAGCTTCGTGCTGCCATTGAAGAAGTTCAG CCGGAGAAGGTGAAGTTCCAGCTCAGGTTGGGACAGAGCAAACCCATTTACAATGCATTTAAGGCTATTCGAGAATCTCCAGACTGGAATTCATTGAGCGAAGCTCGTCAACGATTAGTTGAAG CCCAAATAAAGGAGGCGGTTCTGAGTGGTATTGCTCTTGAAGATGATAAGAGGGaagaatttaacaaaattgaacAG GAACTTGAAAAACTTTCTCATAAGTTTTCTGAGAATGTTTTGGACGCTACAAAGAAGTTTGAAAAGTTGATAACAGACAAGAAAGAGATTGAGGGGTTGCCACCATCTGCACTTGGATTGTTCGCACAAGCAGCTGTTTCCAAG GGCCATGAAACTGCAACTGCTGACACTGGACCATGGCTCATTACACTCGATGCTCCTAGTTATCTTCCCGTTATGCAACATGCCAAAAACCGAGCTCTGCGCGAGGAAGTCTACCGTGCTTACTTATCCCGTGCCTCTTCGGGTGATTTAGATAATACAGCAATTATCGACCAAATCTTGAAGCTTCGACTGGAAAAGGCTAAGCTTCTTGGTTACAGAAATTATGCTGAG GTAAGCATGGCCACGAAAATGGCTACTGTGGAGAAAGCAGATGAGCTACTAGAAAAGCTTCGCAGTGCTTCATGGGATCCGGCTGTTCAAG ACATAGAAGACCTTAAGAGTTTTGCGAAGAACCAAGGTGCTGCAGAGGCTGACAGTTTGACTCACTGGGACATCACTTTCTGGAGTGAGAGGCTTCGTGAATCCAAATACGATATTAATGAG GAAGAACTGCGACCTTACTTCTCATTGCCAAAGGTTATGGATGCGTTATTCGGTCTAGCTAAGACACTATTTGGAATTGATGTTGTGCCAGCAGACGGTGTAGCGCCG GTCTGGAACAGCGATGTTAGGTTCTACTGTGTCAAAGATTCTTCTGGAAATCCAACTGCTTATTTCTACTTTGATCCCTACTCTCGCCCTTCAGAAAAGAGAGACGGCGCTTGGATGGATGAAGTTTTTTCTCGTAGCCGAGTCATGGCCCAGAAGGGTTCCTCCGTTAGACTCCCTGTTGCTCAAATGGTCTGCAACCAAACTCCACCTGTTGGTGACAAGCCAAGCCTTATGACATTCCGTGAG GTAGAGACTGTGTTCCATGAATTTGGCCATGCTCTTCAGCATATGCTTACCAAAGAGGATGAGGGGCTAGTGGCTGGTATCCGGAATATCGAGTGGGATGCAGTTGAATTACCGTCACAGTTTATGGAGAACTGGTGCTACCACAG GGATACCTTAATGAGCATTGCTAAGCATTATCAAACAGGAGAAACTCTTCCCGAGAATGTATACAAGAAGCTACTGGCTGCAAGAACATTCCGTGCAGGGTCCCTTAGTCTTCGCCAG TTGAAGTTTGCTACAGTTGATCTGGAGCTGCACACAAAATACATGCCAGGTGGGGCAGAGACCATCTACGAAGTTGATCAAAGGGTGTCCATAAAAACACAAGTGATCCCTCCACTTCCTGAAGATAGATTCCTCTGTAGCTTCAGTCATATATTTGCAG GTGGTTATGCAGCTGGATACTACAGTTACAag TGGGCGGAGGTTTTGTCTGCAGATGCGTTTTCAGCTTTTGAAGATGCTGGGTTGGATGACATTAAG GCTGTCAAAGAAACAGGACAGAGATTCAGAAACACTATACTTGCTCTGGGAGGAGGAAAAGCTCCTCTAAAA GTGTTTGTGGAGTTCAGAGGACGAGAACCTTCCCCAGAGCCTCTGCTCAGACACAATGGACTCTTGGCTGCTTCTGCTTGA
- the GTE2 gene encoding global transcription factor group E2 (global transcription factor group E2 (GTE2); CONTAINS InterPro DOMAIN/s: Bromodomain (InterPro:IPR001487); BEST Arabidopsis thaliana protein match is: global transcription factor group E7 (TAIR:AT5G65630.1); Has 1807 Blast hits to 1807 proteins in 277 species: Archae - 0; Bacteria - 0; Metazoa - 736; Fungi - 347; Plants - 385; Viruses - 0; Other Eukaryotes - 339 (source: NCBI BLink).): MAPAVLANLNEPLFLGQCGAVFMRKYTNQPLSGDINNPLFNPNPNPNSISAYGNNSSKHFDDSSAYGDYVSFDLDGYTSNQLRELKKRLNSELEEVRFLRERIESGTFVSGSVYTTQARSFAGETNDVGVKKTKTKKKKIGHGQKRSNPFATDEPSLKRHVALDLMSEKVLKSMMTTCGQILVKLMKHKWSWVFLNPVDVVGLGLHDYHRIVDKPMDLGTVKMNLEKGLYRSPIDFASDVRLTFTNAMSYNPKGQDVYLMAEKLLSQFDVWFNPTLKRFEAQEVKVMGSSSRPGPEDNQRVWNQNNVAENARKGPEQISIAKKLDSVKPLLPTLPPPPVIEITRDPSPPPSPVQPPPPPSPPPQPVNQVEASLEVRETNKGRKGKLPKPKAKDPNKREMTMDEKGKLGVNLQELPPEKLGQLIQILRKRTRDLPQDGDEIELDIEALDNETLWELDRFVTNYRKMASKIKRQGFIQNVSTPPRNMPPVTEMGSAEKRGRKGGEAGEEDVDIGEDIPVEDYPSVEIERDGTAAAASGGSSSSGSFSSSGSSSSSDSESGSSSGSDSDADSVQSPFVEAKEAP; encoded by the exons ATGGCACCTGCGGTTTTGGCTAACCTAAACGAACCGTTGTTTCTGGGACAATGTGGCGCCGTTTTTATGAGGAAATACACAAACCAACCTCTTTCCGGTGATATCAATAATCCTCTTTtcaaccctaaccctaaccctaactCAATCTCCGCTTACGGGAACAATTCGAGCAAGCATTTCGATGATTCGTCAGCTTATGGAGACTACGTTTCCTTTGATCTTGATGGGTACACCTCGAATCAGCTCAGGGAGCTGAAGAAGCGTCTCAATTCGGAGCTCGAGGAAGTTCGGTTCCTGAGAGAACGGATCGAATCGGGTACGTTCGTGAGCGGCTCTGTTTATACTACTCAAGCTCGTAGCTTCGCTGGTGAAACGAATGACGTTGgagtgaagaagacgaagacgaagaagaagaaaattgggCATGGGCAGAAGCGAAGCAATCCGTTTGCTACGGACGAGCCTAGCCTTAAGCGTCATGTGGCTTTGGATCTGATGTCTGAGAAGGTGTTGAAGAGTATGATGACGACATGTGGTCAGATCTTGGTGAAGCTGATGAAGCATAAATGGTCATGGGTCTTTTTAAATCCTGTTGATGTGGTAGGTTTAGGGCTTCATGACTATCATCGGATTGTGGACAAGCCTATGGATCTGGGTACGGTGAAGATGAATCTGGAAAAAGGTTTATATAGATCGCCGATTGATTTCGCTTCTGATGTTAGGTTGACTTTCACCAATGCGATGTCGTATAATCCAAAGGGTCAAGATGTTTATTTGATGGCTGAGAAGCTTCTGAGTCAATTTGACGTTTGGTTCAACCCTACATTGAAGAGATTCGAGGCTCAAGAGGTGAAAGTTATGGGATCATCGTCTCGTCCTGGACCTGAGGATAATCAAAGAGTGTGGAATCAGAATAATGTGGCGGAGAATGCAAGGAAAGGACCTGAACAGATTTCTATAGCTAAAAAGCTAGATTCAGTGAAGCCGCTACTACCTACATTGCCTCCTCCTCCAGTAATTGAGATAACACGTGAcccatctcctcctccttcaccGGTTcagccaccaccaccaccatcaccacctCCCCAGCCGGTTAACCAAGTGGAAGCATCACTTGAAGTGCGTGAAACGAATAAGGGAAGGAAAGGGAAGTTACCGAAACCGAAGGCTAAGGATCCAAACAAGCGGGAAATGACAATGGATGAAAAGGGAAAGCTTGGCGTGAATCTACAAGAATTGCCTCCTGAGAAGCTTGGACAGTTGATTCAGATTCTTAGGAAGAGGACAAGAGATTTGCCTCAAGACGGTGACGAAATAGAGTTGGATATTGAAGCTTTAGATAATGAGACTTTGTGGGAGCTTGATCGTTTTGTTACCAACTACAGAAAGATGGCAAGCAAGATCAAGCGACAAGGGTTTATCCAGAATGTGTCAACTCCACCAAGAAACATG CCTCCGGTGACAGAAATGGGAAGTGCTGAGAAGAGAGGGAGGAAAGGAGGGGAAGCAGGAGAAGAGGATGTAGACATTGGAGAAGATATACCAGTTGAGGATTATCCATCAGTGGAGATTGAAAGGGATGGTACAGCTGCCGCTGCTAGTGGTGGCTCTAGTTCTTCTGGCAGCTTCAGTTCGAGTGGCAGTTCTTCTTCTAGTG ATTCAGAGTCAGGGAGTTCATCAGGAAGTGATTCGGATGCGGATAGTGTGCAGTCTCCATTTGTGGAAGCAAAAGAAGCCCCGTAA
- a CDS encoding Glycosyl hydrolase family protein (Glycosyl hydrolase family protein; FUNCTIONS IN: xylan 1,4-beta-xylosidase activity, hydrolase activity, hydrolyzing O-glycosyl compounds; INVOLVED IN: carbohydrate metabolic process; LOCATED IN: plasma membrane, vacuole; EXPRESSED IN: 24 plant structures; EXPRESSED DURING: 13 growth stages; CONTAINS InterPro DOMAIN/s: Glycoside hydrolase, family 3, N-terminal (InterPro:IPR001764), Glycoside hydrolase, family 3, C-terminal (InterPro:IPR002772), Glycoside hydrolase, catalytic core (InterPro:IPR017853); BEST Arabidopsis thaliana protein match is: Glycosyl hydrolase family protein (TAIR:AT1G78060.1); Has 1807 Blast hits to 1807 proteins in 277 species: Archae - 0; Bacteria - 0; Metazoa - 736; Fungi - 347; Plants - 385; Viruses - 0; Other Eukaryotes - 339 (source: NCBI BLink).) — protein MNLQLTLISLLFFTSAIAETFKNLDSHPQFPCKPPHFSSYPFCNVSLSIKQRAISLVSLLMLPEKIGQLSNTAASVPRLGIPPYEWWSESLHGLADNGPGVSFNGSISAATSFPQVIVSAASFNRTLWYEIGSAVAVEGRAMYNGGQAGLTFWAPNINVFRDPRWGRGQETPGEDPKVVSEYGVEFVRGFQEKKKRKVLKRRFSDDVDDDRHDDDADGKLMLSACCKHFTAYDLEKWGNFTRYDFNAVVTEQDMEDTYQPPFETCIRDGKASCLMCSYNAVNGVPACAQGDLLQKARVEWGFEGYITSDCDAVATIFAYQGYTKSPEEAVADAIKAGVDINCGTYMLRHTQSAIEQGKVSEELVDRALLNLFAVQLRLGLFDGDPRRGQYGKLGSNDICSSDHRKLALEATRQGIVLLKNDHKLLPLNKNHVSSLAIVGPMANNISNMGGTYTGKPCQRKTLFTELLEYVKKTSYASGCSDVSCDSDTGFGEAVAIAKGADFVIVVAGLDLSQETEDKDRVSLSLPGKQKDLVSHVAAVSKKPVILVLTGGGPVDVTFAKNDPRIGSIIWIGYPGETGGQALAEIIFGDFNPGGRLPTTWYPESFTDVAMSDMHMRANSSRGYPGRTYRFYTGPQVYSFGTGLSYTKFEYKILSAPIRLSLSELLPQQSSHKKQLQHGEELRYLQLDDVIVNSCESLRFNVRVHVSNTGEIDGSHVVMLFSKMPPVLSGVPEKQLIGYDRVHVRSNEMMETVFVIDPCKQLSVANDVGKRVIPLGSHVLFLGDLQHSLSVEF, from the exons ATGAATCTTCAGTTGACTCTAATCTCCTTACTCTTCTTCACTTCCGCCATAGCTGAAACCTTCAAAAACCTCGATTCTCATCCACAGTTCCCTTGTAAACCTCCTCATTTTAGCTCTTATCCCTTCTGCAATGTCTCTTTATCCATAAAACAACGAGCAATTTCTCTCGTCTCCCTCCTCATGCTCCCAGAGAAGATAGGTCAGCTCTCAAACACAGCTGCTTCAGTACCCCGTCTCGGTATTCCTCCGTACGAGTGGTGGTCGGAGTCTTTACACGGACTCGCCGATAACGGTCCCGGAGTTTCCTTCAACGGTTCGATCTCCGCCGCTACTAGTTTTCCTCAGGTAATCGTATCTGCTGCATCTTTCAATAGAACGCTATGGTACGAGATTGGATCTGCTGTTGCGGTGGAAGGTCGGGCTATGTACAACGGTGGTCAAGCTGGGTTGACGTTTTGGGCTCCGAATATAAATGTGTTTAGGGATCCGAGATGGGGAAGAGGACAGGAGACTCCTGGTGAGGATCCGAAGGTAGTTTCCGAGTATGGAGTTGAGTTCGTTAGAGGGtttcaagagaagaagaaaaggaaggttttgaaaagaagatttagtgatgatgttgatgatgatcgtcatgatgatgatgctgatgGGAAGCTCATGTTATCTGCTTGTTGTAAGCATTTCACTGCCTATGATTTGGAAAAATGGGGGAATTTCACTAGATACGACTTCAATGCTGTG GTCACAGAACAGGACATGGAAGACACATATCAGCCCCCATTTGAGACTTGTATAAGAGATGGTAAAGCTAGCTGCTTGATGTGTTCATATAATGCAGTTAATGGGGTCCCTGCTTGTGCGCAAGGAGACTTATTACAAAAAGCTCGAGTTGAGTGGGGATTTGAAGG GTACATTACATCAGACTGTGATGCTGTGGCAACTATTTTTGCGTACCAAGGATATACCAAGTCACCTGAGGAAGCTGTTGCTGATGCCATAAAAGCAG GGGTGGATATAAATTGTGGAACATACATGCTTCGGCACACACAATCTGCGATTGAGCAGGGGAAGGTGAGCGAAGAACTAGTAGACCGAGCTCTGCTAAATCTCTTTGCTGTTCAACTTCGTCTTGGACTTTTTGATGGTGATCCAAGAAGAGGACAGTACGGAAAGTTAGGATCAAATGACATTTGTAGCTCAGACCACAGAAAATTGGCACTGGAAGCAACAAGACAGGGTATCGTGCTCCTGAAAAATGATCACAAGTTGTTGCCTTTGAACAAAAACCATGTTTCTTCATTAGCAATCGTTGGTCCAATGGCGAATAATATAAGCAATATGGGCGGTACTTATACAG GAAAGCCGTGTCAACGAAAGACTTTGTTCACGGAACTTCTGGAGTATGTGAAGAAGACATCTTATGCGTCTGGTTGCTCAGACGTGTCTTGTGATTCTGATACCGGATTTGGAGAAGCTGTGGCCATCGCCAAGGGAGCGGATTTTGTCATAGTAGTTGCAGGATTAGATCTCTCTCAAGAAACCGAGGATAAGGATCGAGTTAGTCTTTCTTTGCCTGGTAAACAGAAAGATCTTGTGTCTCATGTTGCTGCTGTGAGCAAAAAACCGGTGATTCTTGTTCTAACCGGTGGAGGACCAGTGGATGTAACGTTTGCTAAAAATGACCCGAGAATCGGAAGCATTATCTGGATTGGTTATCCAGGTGAAACTGGTGGACAAGCACTCGCTGAAATCATATTTGGAGACTTCAATCCAG GTGGTAGATTACCGACAACGTGGTATCCGGAGTCATTCACGGATGTGGCAATGTCGGATATGCACATGAGAGCCAATTCATCTCGTGGATATCCAGGAAGAACGTACAGATTCTATACCGGACCTCAAGTTTACAGTTTTGGGACCGGTTTAAGCTACACGAAATTCGAGTACAAGATCTTATCAGCACCAATCAGACTTAGCTTATCGGAACTTCTTCCACAACAGTCTTCTCACAAGAAACAACTACAACATGGAGAAGAACTTCGATACTTACAGCTCGATGATGTGATTGTTAACTCTTGCGAATCTCTGCGGTTTAACGTTCGTGTTCATGTGAGCAATACCGGAGAAATCGACGGTAGTCATGTTGTGATGCTGTTTTCGAAAATGCCACCGGTTTTATCTGGTGTTCCGGAGAAGCAGCTGATTGGTTATGATCGTGTTCATGTTCGTTCCAATGAAATGATGGAAACAGTGTTCGTAATCGATCCTTGCAAGCAGCTAAGCGTAGCGAATGATGTCGGGAAGAGAGTGATTCCTCTGGGGAGTCATGTCTTGTTCTTGGGAGATTTACAACATTCTCTCTCTGTTGAATTCTAA